The genomic segment ACGGCACCTTTCTCGCCGAGCATCACTCAGCGTGTCAGTGCCGGAAACACCGTTAGATCCACAGTCCCGGACTCCTGGGGCGCGCAGAATGGGACTGCGCGGAATCGGCTGTCGGCTCCTCGAGGGGTCACTGCCGCAGGGACGCGATGTGTTCGCGGTACCAAGAGACGGTTCGTTCGATACCTTCCTGCAGCGTGATCTTCGATGTCCACCCGGCTCTGGCTAGTGCGGAGACGTCGAGAAGCTTCTGCGGGGTACCATCTGGTTTTGTTGTGTCCCAATGAGTTTCACCGGTATATCCGACCGCGGCCGCGATCGCGACTGCGATCTCGTGGATCGTTACATCAGTGCCGGTGCCGACGTTCAGCTGCTGCGGTCCGTCGTAGTGCTCGAGCAGGTGGAGGCATGCGTCGGCCAAGTCGTCGACGTGCAGGAATTCGCGACGCGGCGTGCCGGTGCCCCAATTTGTGACCGATGGTGCCTTGGTGGCGGCTGCTTCGTGGTAGCGGCGAATCAACGCTGGAAGGACATGTGACCCGTTCGGTGAGAAGTTGTCATTCGGGCCGTAGAGGTTGGTAGGCATCGCTGAGATCCACGGCAGTCCGTACTGCCGCCGTACGGCCTGAACGTGGAGGATGCCGGCAATCTTGGCAATGGCGTAGGCGTCGTTGGTCGGTTCGAGGTGCCCAGTGAGCAGTGCGTCCTCGACTATGGGCTGCGCCGCGAACTTGGGGTAGATGCACGATGAGCCGAGGAAGAGCAGGCGTTCGACGTCGTGTACGCGGGCGGCGTCTAGCACGTTGAGTTGGATGCGCAGGTTGTCGCTGAGGAAGTCGACGGGGTAGGTGCTGTTGGCAAGGATGCCGCCGACCTTGGCCGCTGCCAACACCACATGTCGCGGCTTAGTTTCGGCGAAGAACGCGAACACTTCATCGCGATTTCTCAGGTCAAGCTCCGCCGAGGTTCGCCCTACGATCGCACCGAACCCGGCTGCCTCGAGCCGCCTCGTTATCGCAGAACCGACCAAACCGCGGTGGCCGGCAACGTAAATCGTTGCGTCACGATCGAGTTCGCGCGGAGAGTACTGAACGCCGTCGGTCATGTTAGATCGTGCCGGTGGCGATCGGCGTGTTCCAGGACGGCAGCAGGACCTTGTCCACCCACGGTTGGCCCGCGTGCTTAAGCGCTTCGATATCGGCATCGACCATCAAGCGGGCAAGCTCGCGGCCGTGCACCGTGGGCACCCAGCTGAGCCGATCACGCGCCCTGCTGGGATCGCCGATCAAGGCGTCCACTTCGGTAGGGCGGAGGTAGCGCTCATCGAAGCGGACATGAATTCTCCAATCGAGGCCCGCGTGTGCGAACGCTTCCTCGATGAAATCTCGGACGGTAATGCCGGTGCCGGTGGCCAAGACATAATCGTCGGGTTCGGGAGCCTGCAGCATCCGCCACATGCCTTCGACGTATTCGGGCGCGTACCCCCAGTCGCGAATCGAGTCGAGATTGCCCATATAAACGTGCTCCTGCAGCCCTGTCTTGATGGCAGCAACTGCGCGAGTTATCTTGCGGGTCACGAAAGTCTCTCCACGACGCGGTGATTCGTGATTGAACAGGATTCCGTTCACGGCAAACATGCCGTACGCCTCGCGATAATTTTTGGTGATCCAGTAGCTGTATAACTTCGCCGCCGCATAGGGCGAGCGCGGATAAAACGGTGTGTCTTCGTTCTGTGGCGGCGGTGTGGCGCCATAGAGCTCGGAAGAAGATGCCTGATAGAAGCGCGTTTTGATGCCCGACAAACGCACAGCTTCGAGCATTCGGATAGTGCCAGTGCCGGTGGTGTCGGCGGTGTGCTCGGGCTCATCGAAAGACACGCGGACGTGGGACTGGGCCGCGAGGTTGTAGACCTCATCGGGGTCGATACCGGCTAAGAGCGTGACTAGGCGTGCACCGTCACTGAGGTCGCCGTAGTGCAAGAACATGCGGGCTGACGAGGCGTGGGGGTCGACGTAGAGGTGGTCGATGCGTGACGTGTTGAACGTTGAGGCTCGTCGGATCAGGCCATGCACTTCGTAGCCCTTGCTGAGCAAGAGTTCCGCGAGGTAGGAACCGTCTTGCCCGGTGATTCCCGTGATCAGCGCACGTTTCGTCATACTCACCCCTTATCCTCGAACAGCACCCTACAGCGGGGAAGGTAACTTAAGTGGGGGCCACGATCTGCACAAGTGGGGGACTAAATGCGTGCCACGCTATATGTCGTAGGGGGTCTGAGTGGTGCTGCGATTCGTCGATGGGCTGGAGTGGGTGCTTGGGTCGGTGTGAGGCATCTCCAGCGATGCCACTTCACGTACTGCTTGCCTGTCACAATCGGCGCGCCCTTACGGTGCGCGCAATAACGACTTTCGCACGTGCAGCGAAGGCGGCGGGGGCCGATGCCGACTTCACCGTATTCGACGATGGTTCGACCGACGGTACCGCGGAGGCGCTAGCCGCGCTAGACCTTCCGGTCGTCCGCATCGTCGGTGACGGCTCGGCCTTCTGGTCGCGCAGCATGGCGGAGGCAGAGGCTTATGTGCTTCACGCATGCGACGATGATGGCTATGTCGTGTGGCTGAACGATGATGTGGAACTCGACGGGGATTTCCTTGAAGTTGCGCTCGCGGCGGCCAAGAGTGTTCCTGCAGCAATCTTGGTGGGTGCGATGCGGGATCCGGGCACAGGTCAACTGAGCTACTCCGGGCATCGAAGCGGCGGGATCCACCCGCTCAAACTTGTTCCGGTAGAACCGAACGGCACGCTCCAGTCGATCGATACCTTCAACGGAAATCTCGTGTTGGTGCCAATGAGGATCGCCCGTGAGCTGGGCGGCATTGACGGCTTATTATCACATTTCGGCGCGGACACCGACTACGGATTCCGCGCT from the Mycolicibacterium crocinum genome contains:
- a CDS encoding GDP-L-fucose synthase family protein, translating into MTDGVQYSPRELDRDATIYVAGHRGLVGSAITRRLEAAGFGAIVGRTSAELDLRNRDEVFAFFAETKPRHVVLAAAKVGGILANSTYPVDFLSDNLRIQLNVLDAARVHDVERLLFLGSSCIYPKFAAQPIVEDALLTGHLEPTNDAYAIAKIAGILHVQAVRRQYGLPWISAMPTNLYGPNDNFSPNGSHVLPALIRRYHEAAATKAPSVTNWGTGTPRREFLHVDDLADACLHLLEHYDGPQQLNVGTGTDVTIHEIAVAIAAAVGYTGETHWDTTKPDGTPQKLLDVSALARAGWTSKITLQEGIERTVSWYREHIASLRQ
- the gmd gene encoding GDP-mannose 4,6-dehydratase codes for the protein MTKRALITGITGQDGSYLAELLLSKGYEVHGLIRRASTFNTSRIDHLYVDPHASSARMFLHYGDLSDGARLVTLLAGIDPDEVYNLAAQSHVRVSFDEPEHTADTTGTGTIRMLEAVRLSGIKTRFYQASSSELYGATPPPQNEDTPFYPRSPYAAAKLYSYWITKNYREAYGMFAVNGILFNHESPRRGETFVTRKITRAVAAIKTGLQEHVYMGNLDSIRDWGYAPEYVEGMWRMLQAPEPDDYVLATGTGITVRDFIEEAFAHAGLDWRIHVRFDERYLRPTEVDALIGDPSRARDRLSWVPTVHGRELARLMVDADIEALKHAGQPWVDKVLLPSWNTPIATGTI
- a CDS encoding glycosyltransferase family 2 protein; the protein is MPLHVLLACHNRRALTVRAITTFARAAKAAGADADFTVFDDGSTDGTAEALAALDLPVVRIVGDGSAFWSRSMAEAEAYVLHACDDDGYVVWLNDDVELDGDFLEVALAAAKSVPAAILVGAMRDPGTGQLSYSGHRSGGIHPLKLVPVEPNGTLQSIDTFNGNLVLVPMRIARELGGIDGLLSHFGADTDYGFRAGERGFKVLLLPRFVGSCAQNPVRPPGAVMDDWRAFVGVKGGGNYNTLRRILQKTHPNTWSVYIAVTYSLWWARRLANLRRSVLVRSRRR